The following are encoded in a window of Paraburkholderia hospita genomic DNA:
- a CDS encoding GreA/GreB family elongation factor, with translation MLFPQTCSLTDMKTLAENERIVSESDLAQLKACINLPTATSQQRAMVETIEATALLVAPEQIPPDVVTMNTMIECAVLDGADTHRWTLVYPDKADYRMGHLSVLSPAGISLLGARCGQTVVCRPPSGVQIRYVIKAILLQPESRHFAQ, from the coding sequence GTGCTGTTCCCCCAAACCTGTTCTCTCACTGATATGAAGACGCTTGCGGAAAATGAGCGCATCGTGTCCGAAAGCGATCTGGCTCAACTGAAAGCGTGCATCAATCTGCCGACGGCGACATCGCAGCAGCGAGCGATGGTGGAGACGATTGAGGCCACCGCTCTACTTGTCGCCCCCGAGCAGATACCGCCTGACGTCGTTACGATGAACACGATGATTGAATGCGCGGTACTCGACGGTGCCGACACACATCGCTGGACGCTGGTTTATCCCGACAAGGCGGACTATCGGATGGGACATCTGTCGGTGCTGTCGCCTGCCGGCATTTCACTTTTGGGTGCACGATGTGGGCAGACCGTAGTGTGCCGACCACCGAGCGGCGTGCAGATCCGTTACGTTATCAAAGCGATACTGCTGCAACCGGAGAGCCGCCACTTCGCTCAGTGA